A single window of Ptychodera flava strain L36383 chromosome 3 unlocalized genomic scaffold, AS_Pfla_20210202 Scaffold_25__1_contigs__length_14229661_pilon, whole genome shotgun sequence DNA harbors:
- the LOC139125289 gene encoding ephrin type-A receptor 4a-like: protein MGKNFLVDSQWKCKISGLGSSSAVLTDQRYRQKMKSNLPIRWIAPEVLSGNAYTAESDVWSFGVLLWEIFSFGDIPYETLEDDDVKEFIENGNRLEIPSGCTESIYQLMTSCWMEIPAERSTVTDLVDILQKFQSECRFMQE, encoded by the exons ATGGGGAAAAACTTTCTTGTTGACAGTCAGTGGAAGTGTAAAATATCTGGTCTTGGTTCGTCAAGTGCTGTTCTTACTGATCAAAGATACAGACAAAAGATGAAG AGTAACTTACCAATCAGATGGATAGCACCGGAAGTACTGTCAGGCAACGCGTATACTGCAGAAAGTGATGTTTGGTCTTTTGGTGTTCTCCTCtgggaaatattttcattcg GTGACATTCCTTATGAAACTCTTGAAGACGATGACGTCAAAGAATTCATTGAAAATGGAAATCGACTGGAAATTCCGTCAGGATGTACAGAATCCAT CTATCAATTGATGACGTCATGCTGGATGGAGATACCAGCCGAGAGGTCAACAGTCACTGACCTCGTCGACATCTTACAAAAGTTTCAGTCCGAGTGCCGGTTTATGCAAGagtga